A genomic segment from Microbacterium sp. SORGH_AS_0428 encodes:
- a CDS encoding antibiotic biosynthesis monooxygenase, whose translation MPRIQLTGILICANDEQAAIVATQLPRHIELTRAEAGCIRFDVTPTDDPLVWDVAELFATEDAFRAHQERVAASEWGAATAGIERKYSIQQLAD comes from the coding sequence ATGCCCCGCATCCAGTTGACCGGAATCCTGATCTGCGCGAACGATGAGCAGGCGGCGATCGTCGCGACACAGCTCCCGCGACACATCGAGCTCACGCGAGCGGAAGCGGGCTGCATCCGGTTCGACGTGACGCCGACGGACGACCCGCTGGTGTGGGATGTGGCGGAGCTGTTCGCGACGGAGGACGCGTTCCGCGCCCACCAGGAGCGCGTCGCGGCGAGCGAGTGGGGCGCTGCGACGGCCGGGATCGAGCGGAAGTACTCGATCCAGCAGCTCGCCGACTGA
- a CDS encoding GyrI-like domain-containing protein encodes MRYDLKRDLGALYTPPSGRFVQVDVPQMQYLAIDGHGDPNTAPAYRAAVEALYVSGYQVRGAFKRRTESDFVVGPLEGLWSSDDPTSFVRGSKSDWDWTMLIPLPAPVSAEDVAEGLSAASAKKPAAPIAQVGHLEMTEGLCLQTLHIGSYDDEAPVLAHLHDEVMPERGFTWNGRHHEIYLGDPRRAAPEKLRTILRQPVTPA; translated from the coding sequence ATGCGGTACGACCTCAAGCGGGATCTCGGGGCGCTGTACACGCCTCCGTCCGGCCGGTTCGTCCAGGTCGATGTTCCCCAGATGCAGTACCTCGCGATCGACGGGCACGGCGACCCGAACACGGCGCCGGCGTATCGGGCCGCGGTCGAGGCGCTGTACGTGTCGGGATACCAGGTCCGTGGTGCGTTCAAGAGACGCACCGAGTCGGACTTCGTCGTGGGTCCCCTCGAAGGGCTGTGGTCGAGCGACGACCCCACCAGCTTCGTCCGGGGCAGCAAGAGTGATTGGGACTGGACCATGCTGATCCCGCTGCCCGCCCCGGTGAGCGCGGAGGATGTCGCGGAGGGGCTCTCGGCCGCATCCGCGAAGAAGCCCGCCGCGCCGATTGCGCAGGTGGGGCACCTCGAGATGACCGAAGGGCTGTGCCTGCAGACCCTCCACATCGGCTCCTACGACGACGAAGCGCCGGTGCTGGCGCACCTCCACGACGAGGTCATGCCGGAACGCGGTTTCACGTGGAACGGCCGTCACCACGAGATCTACCTGGGGGATCCGCGACGCGCAGCGCCCGAGAAGCTGCGGACCATCCTGCGCCAGCCGGTCACACCTGCCTGA